Proteins found in one Anopheles aquasalis chromosome 3, idAnoAquaMG_Q_19, whole genome shotgun sequence genomic segment:
- the LOC126575390 gene encoding RAB6-interacting golgin produces MSKQFVGFSDDDIFKITRQTSNPGRKSEDISRPHKKVPPGAVKFLPPPTVVENGNNLSTISCVDTSIYPNHPIQQAVAFKPLPSMIRAPEDESILVLPNPQQQQQQQQIPHRVLGPVLTPPNGAGGYSGAKPAVNDVVTPFKGMSLKDFEHQRKLMEEQNRQKRAILHKAIEQHAQKTAAEANKIQEIKTELNKLDSELASDVAILRKQIDAASVHFTNVEKNYLTIENLFLKAKVELHQALERKEMLAEHLCTIISHNEERKAKRLSELMEKVGISVDGDFDDTINSNNTLGATNSTNGATPATPN; encoded by the exons ATGTCCAAGCAATTTGTTGGTTTCTCCGACGATGACATCTTTAAAATTACGCGCCAAACATCGAATCCCG GCAGGAAAAGTGAGGACATTTCGCGACCGCACAAAAAAGTGCCTCCCGGTGCCGTAAAGTTTCTGCCTCCGCCCACGGTtgtggaaaatggcaacaacCTGAGCACGATCAGCTGTGTGGATACGAGCATCTATCCGAACCATCCAATTCAGCAGGCGGTCGCTTTCAAGCCGCTGCCATCGATGATTCGCGCACCTGAGGATGAGTCCATTTTGGTgctaccgaatccgcagcagcagcagcagcagcagcagataccgCACAGAGTGTTGGGCCCGGTGCTTACTCCACCTAACGGTGCAGGAGGATACTCTGGCGCGAAGCCGGCGGTCAACGATGTGGTCACTCCATTCAAGGGCATGTCCCTCAAGGACTTTGAACACCAGCGGAAGCTGATGGAGGAGCAGAATCGTCAGAAGCGAGCAATCCTGCACAAAGCAATAGAACAGCA TGCACAGAAAACGGCCGCAGAGGCAAATAAGATCCAGGAAATTAAAACGGAACTGAACAAACTGGACTCCGAGCTGGCTTCGGATGTTGCCATTCTGCGGAAACAAATCGATGCTGCTAGCGTGCACTTCACCAACGTGGA GAAAAACTACCTCACTATCGAAAACCTTTTCCTCAAAGCAAAGGTAGAGCTCCACCAGGCCCTTGAGAGGAAGGAAATGCTTGCCGAGCATCTTTGCACAATCATCTCGCACAACGAGGAGCGCAAAGCGAAGCGGTTGTCCGAGTTGATGGAAAAGGTAGGCATTTCCGTGGATGGAGACTTTGACGATACGATCAACAGCAATAACACGCTAGGGGCAACGAACTCAACCAATGGTGCTACTCCGGCCACACCAAACTGA